Proteins encoded in a region of the Candidozyma auris chromosome 7, complete sequence genome:
- the RAD2 gene encoding ssDNA endodeoxyribonuclease RAD2, translated as MGVTSLWDIVGPTARPVKLESLSRKRLAVDASIWIYQFLKAVRDKDGNSLSQSHIVGFFRRICKLLYYGIYPIFVFDGGAPVLKKRVIQQRIERRQENQQDATMTAQRLLAIQLQSGTRQNHSNSKKKKRALAEESNQTESDIKYLEDMPILHPDHHASQNPSAQLISSAESSPNKKFIKKDDYHLPDIKQFKVSKNDNRIMPATEFQELTEDADFGIVDGIDIDTADPSSKEFAALPLATQYMILSHLRLRSRLRLGYTKDQLEVLFPNSKDFSRFQIEQVKKRNYYTQKLMTVSGMSEDSGNITRRIAGDKDRHYTLIKNDDGWTLSLEDDNGDLIELDESGNVSKSLNSPLKENVDDFPSSEKKTASFLGDPSSDSDEDLIDVEVDRRPGDGVEADKAIIESIYDMYKAPEQGEAKSADTATRDLKLAVEKSKKLYMEQKKEEEQSFDLQSSVLFDGHSSEGSSQHQNELKEITSLDSQSEEDHTEAIEKERNISKPVPNWFKQDVSHVDKIHLGDQFFSDREVGPQPDKDEEAGLISWSQAKDLIQKRGSAVSVSDGSDSDSEVVEHTEKEAENPDKSSEQDVENRESHPPSTKPKILGIESDNDPNVVEKKAFLRSDVDLPTETQSQRKIKPLVFDYEVEEAEEESLLQQLREEDDHHAEFTSEMKSKQPIPVFASTRITDEQLYQERLQKAKRDSDEVSQTMISDVQELLRRFGIPFITAPMEAEAQCAELYRLGLVDGIITDDSDCFLFGGSRIYKNMFNQKQYVECYFEEEIEHKLGLSQERLIELALLLGSDYTEGIKGIGPVLAMEILAEFGNLKSFKQWFDEHARELRKSDNAETPIKRNLLSRLKKGKLFLPSNFPDEIVFRAYTHPDVDRDKTEFKWGVPNLDQIRSFLMYNVGWSQSKVDEVMLPLIRDMNKKRAQGTQSTLGEFFPRELIAYKKETTLGKRMKIAADRLHQNKMK; from the coding sequence ATGGGAGTTACTTCGCTCTGGGATATTGTGGGACCCACTGCTCGCCCCGTGAAGTTAGAATCCCTCTCCCGTAAGAGGCTTGCTGTGGATGCGTCTATATGGATCTATCAGTTCCTCAAAGCCGTTAGAGATAAGGATGGCAATTCACTTTCCCAGTCACACATCGTGGGGTTCTTCCGCAGGATTTGCAAGCTCCTTTACTACGGTATCTATCCCATATTTGTATTCGACGGTGGTGCTCCTGTGCTCAAAAAGCGAGTCATTCAGCAAAGAATTGAACGaaggcaagaaaatcaGCAGGATGCCACGATGACAGCACAAAGGTTACTTGCCATACAATTGCAAAGTGGCACGAGACAAAATCAttcaaattcaaagaaaaagaaacgaGCTCTAGCCGAAGAATCTAATCAGACTGAATCTGATATCAAGTATTTGGAGGACATGCCGATACTTCACCCGGATCATCACGCCTCGCAAAATCCCAGTGCACAACTCATCTCGTCAGCAGAAAGCTCCCCTAACAAAAAGTTTATTAAAAAGGATGATTATCACCTTCCTGATATAAAACAGTTCAAAGTATCTAAGAATGATAACAGGATCATGCCTGCAACCGAATTTCAGGAGCTTACCGAAGATGCTGACTTCGGCATTGTCGACGGAATTGATATCGATACAGCTGatccttcatcaaaagaatttgCAGCCCTCCCTTTGGCAACCCAGTACATGATACTATCCCATTTGAGGCTACGCTCCAGATTAAGGTTGGGGTACACAAAGGATCAATTAGAAGTGCTTTTTCCAAACAGCAAAGACTTTTCTCGATTTCAAATAGAacaggtgaagaagagaaattaCTACACACAAAAACTTATGACGGTGAGTGGTATGTCAGAAGATAGCGGTAATATCACCAGACGAATTGCAGGTGATAAGGACAGGCACTATACGTTGATAAAAAATGACGACGGTTGGACACTTTCATTGGAGGACGACAATGGTGACCTCATAGAACTCGACGAAAGTGGGAACGTCTCGAAGTCTCTCAACTCtcctttgaaggagaacgTGGATGACTTCCCAAGCTCTGAAAAGAAGAcggcttcttttttgggaGATCCTTCTTCTGATAGTGATGAAGATTTAATAGATGTGGAAGTTGACAGAAGACCTGGAGATGGTGTCGAGGCGGATAAGGCAATAATTGAGTCAATATATGACATGTATAAGGCTCCTGAGCAAGGTGAGGCAAAATCTGCAGATACGGCTACGAGAGACCTCAAGTTAGCTGTGGAGAAATCCAAAAAGCTTTACatggagcagaagaaagaagaggaacaGTCTTTCGATCTACAACTGTCagttctttttgatggcCATAGTTCCGAAGGACTGtctcaacatcaaaatGAGTTGAAAGAAATAACAAGTCTCGACTCCCAATCAGAGGAAGACCATACTGAAGCTATAGAGAAGGAGAGGAACATCTCGAAGCCTGTTCCTAATTGGTTCAAACAAGATGTTTCTCATGTCGATAAAATTCACTTAGGTGATCAATTCTTTTCCGATCGAGAGGTAGGCCCACAACCTgacaaagatgaagaagcaggtTTAATTTCGTGGTCGCAAGCTAAAGACCTAATTCAGAAGCGAGGAAGCGCTGTGCTGGTGTCAGATGGGCTGGATTCGGACCTGgaggttgttgaacatACTGAGAAAGAGGCTGAAAACCCTGACAAAAGTTCTGAACAGGATGTTGAAAATAGAGAACTGCATCCACCCTCAACGAAACCTAAGATCTTAGGAATTGAATCGGACAATGATCCAAATGTAGTCGAGAAAAAGGCATTTTTGCGATCAGATGTGGACTTACCGACAGAAACGCAATCCCAAAGGAAGATCAAACCATTAGTGTTTGACtatgaagttgaagaggctgaggaagagtccctccttcaacaactccgtgaggaagatgatcaCCATGCCGAGTTCACTAGCGAGATGAAAAGCAAACAACCGATTCCGGTCTTTGCTAGCACCAGGATTACTGATGAGCAGTTATATCAAGAGCGTTTGCAGAAAGCTAAGCGTGATTCTGATGAGGTGTCACAAACCATGATAAGTGATGtgcaagagcttctcaGAAGATTTGGTATTCCATTCATAACGGCTCCCATGGAAGCTGAAGCACAGTGCGCTGAGCTCTATAGACTTGGCTTAGTGGATGGCATTATCACGGACGATAGTGACTGCTTTCTATTTGGTGGTAGTCGCATATACAAGAATATGTTCAATCAGAAGCAGTACGTCGAATGttattttgaagaagaaattgaacaCAAGCTTGgactttctcaagaaagactTATCGAATTAGCATTACTATTAGGCAGTGATTATACTGAAGGTATCAAAGGTATCGGTCCGGTGCTAGCCATGGAAATCTTGGCTGAATTTGgaaacttgaagagttttAAGCAGTGGTTCGATGAACATGCTAGGGAACTACGAAAATCGGATAACGCTGAAACTCCCATCAAGAGGAACCTTCTCTCTCGACTCAAAAAAGGTAAACTCTTTTTGCCTAGCAATTTCCCGGATGAAATAGTATTTCGAGCATACACCCATCCCGATGTTGACCGCGATAAGACTGAATTTAAGTGGGGCGTGCCCAACTTGGATCAAATTAGGTCTTTTCTCATGTATAATGTGGGATGGTCCCAATCCAAAGTAGATGAGGTTATGTTACCTCTCATAAGAGATATGAACAAGAAGCGTGCACAGGGAACTCAGTCAACTCTCGGTGAGTTCTTTCCAAGAGAGCTAATCGCTTATAAGAAGGAGACCACGTTGGGTAAGCGAATGAAGATTGCTGCTGATCGTTTACACCAGAACAAAATGAAGTGA